A single window of Onychostoma macrolepis isolate SWU-2019 chromosome 16, ASM1243209v1, whole genome shotgun sequence DNA harbors:
- the mrpl17 gene encoding 39S ribosomal protein L17, mitochondrial, which produces MRLTLRALISHGRVARRIGLGPESRINILRNILTGLVRHERIETTRAKADEVRFYAEKLIDYAKKGDINEKSMKMADFWLTEKDLIPKLFKVLAVRFENQTGRYTRMARIPNRENLDRASMAVLEYKGNPFPPLFPMKRVSEQNLLNQLLKAYREEKAQMVSDKKDL; this is translated from the exons ATGCGACTCACCCTGCGGGCGTTGATTTCTCATGGCCGGGTGGCCCGTCGGATAGGACTCGGACCTGAGTCTAGAATCAACATTCTTCGGAACATACTCACAGGTCTGGTTCGACACGAGAGAATAGAGACCACAAGAGCCAAAGCCGACGAGGTTCGCTTCTACGCGGAAAAG ttgattgattaTGCAAAAAAGGGAGATATTAATGAAAAGTCAATGAAAATGGCTGATTTCTGGCTCACG GAAAAAGATTTgatccccaaactttttaaagttCTGGCAGTAAGATTTGAGAATCAGACAGGTAGATATACACGCATGGCTCGCATTCCTAACAGGGAGAATCTGGACCGCGCGTCTATGGCTGTGCTGGAGTATAAAGGCAACCCTTTTCCACCACTGTTCCCCATGAAACGTGTCAGTGAACAGAACTTGTTAAACCAACTTCTGAAAGCATACAGAGAAGAAAAAGCTCAAATGGTGTCTGACAAAAAGGACTTATAA